A genomic window from Polaribacter gangjinensis includes:
- a CDS encoding glycosyl hydrolase 53 family protein, with protein MFQKFQIIKAILFCFVFYNKTLFSQSIEITSFNENPLEVSPLLGATLTINFNYSSEVGSIGNHIYIGLEILDGNNQFVKTIAESTLQNQQTGTNIQNSVNFFIGSVHKLSTNLPNGHYYQVKAILYKTNWIANAWAGYWNTPALILQNTQGYEFSKNRINNGADISWMTEMENSGFSWKDNNGNSKELMPLLKEYDLDAVRLRVWVNPDVSSANGWCDIDDLVVKAELAKNAGLEVMISIHYSDWWADPGQQTKPVAWINFSISQLETAVYNHTTDILNALNTKGITPKWVQIGNETSDGMLWNSGKASTGGFGNYAKFINAGTNAVKAFNNSIKTILHLPNGNYNPLFRWNIDGLINNGLISSRLDIIGMSLYPEENNWVSMVNDTYNNMIDVKTRYNKDVMMAEVGFASNRPDISNQFLTYIIEKTKQANGLGVFYWEPIAHKNWNSYSKGAWDEDGSPSIAMDAFLIKETLSTTDNSIIEEISYQIFPNPTNDILHVKSIKKELKSIKIFDVNGRLILEKNSGKLTEFLKINQLSKGMYILKINKEKSIKFIIN; from the coding sequence ATGTTTCAGAAATTTCAGATAATAAAAGCCATTTTGTTCTGTTTTGTTTTTTATAATAAAACTCTTTTCTCACAATCCATAGAAATTACCTCCTTTAATGAAAACCCACTTGAGGTAAGTCCTTTATTAGGAGCTACTTTAACAATTAACTTCAACTATTCAAGTGAAGTTGGTTCTATTGGAAATCACATTTATATTGGTTTAGAAATCCTAGATGGAAATAATCAATTTGTTAAAACCATCGCAGAAAGCACTTTACAAAATCAACAAACCGGAACAAATATTCAAAATTCAGTTAATTTTTTTATTGGAAGTGTTCACAAATTGTCAACAAATTTGCCAAATGGACATTATTACCAGGTAAAAGCAATTTTATACAAAACAAATTGGATAGCAAATGCTTGGGCTGGCTATTGGAACACGCCTGCATTGATTTTACAAAATACACAAGGATATGAGTTTAGCAAAAATCGCATCAATAATGGTGCTGACATTAGCTGGATGACAGAAATGGAAAACAGTGGTTTTTCATGGAAAGATAACAATGGTAATTCAAAAGAATTGATGCCTTTATTAAAAGAATATGATTTAGATGCTGTAAGATTAAGAGTATGGGTAAATCCTGATGTTTCATCAGCAAATGGTTGGTGTGATATTGATGATTTAGTTGTCAAAGCTGAACTCGCAAAAAACGCTGGTTTAGAGGTTATGATTTCCATTCATTACAGTGATTGGTGGGCAGATCCTGGTCAACAAACAAAACCTGTAGCTTGGATAAATTTCTCAATTTCTCAATTAGAAACAGCGGTTTATAATCATACAACTGATATTTTAAACGCATTGAATACAAAAGGAATTACACCAAAATGGGTTCAAATTGGCAATGAAACAAGTGATGGAATGTTGTGGAATTCAGGAAAAGCATCAACAGGAGGTTTTGGAAATTATGCAAAATTCATAAATGCAGGAACAAATGCTGTAAAAGCATTCAACAATTCTATCAAAACAATTTTACACCTTCCTAATGGAAACTACAATCCTTTATTTCGTTGGAATATTGATGGATTGATAAACAATGGATTGATTTCAAGCAGATTAGATATTATAGGAATGTCTTTATATCCTGAGGAAAACAACTGGGTTTCAATGGTAAATGACACCTATAATAATATGATTGATGTAAAAACGAGATATAATAAAGACGTAATGATGGCAGAAGTTGGTTTTGCAAGCAATAGACCAGATATTTCAAATCAATTCTTAACTTATATTATTGAAAAAACAAAACAAGCAAACGGTTTAGGTGTATTTTATTGGGAACCAATTGCTCATAAAAATTGGAATTCATACTCAAAAGGCGCTTGGGATGAAGATGGAAGTCCTTCAATAGCTATGGATGCTTTTTTAATTAAAGAAACTTTATCAACTACTGATAATTCAATAATAGAAGAGATTTCTTACCAAATTTTTCCAAATCCAACTAATGATATTTTACACGTAAAATCTATTAAAAAAGAATTAAAATCTATTAAAATATTTGATGTCAATGGTCGTTTGATTTTAGAAAAAAATAGCGGTAAGCTAACTGAATTTTTAAAAATAAATCAGTTATCAAAAGGCATGTATATTTTAAAAATTAATAAAGAAAAGTCGATTAAATTCATCATAAATTAA
- a CDS encoding glycoside hydrolase family 53 protein → MKKLYKLTLVFALSLICFQMNSQEYMIGADLSFAKEAEDNGYAFKENKKSKKVVEIFREHGYNWIRLRLFHSPTELPNNLTYTINLAKEAKQRGFKFLLDYHYSDTWADPAKQHVPKAWEGKTQKEIENLVYEYTKETLEAFRKANVSPDMVQIGNEISTGMLWPYGKLPENWDNFAALLKAGINGVYASVANNSVPKIMIHIDKGGNKEFTKYFFDKLNTYNIQFDVIGQSYYPWWHGSLLDLKDCLHYTALRYDKDIVLVETAYNYAQAEYSSKPAPFPETPQGQKDFLEEVHKIILGIPNNKGKGIFWWEPAAPNKSFSNRTYFDKDGNVLPVITVFDKYVRY, encoded by the coding sequence ATGAAAAAATTATACAAACTAACATTAGTTTTTGCTCTTTCTTTAATTTGTTTTCAAATGAATTCACAAGAATACATGATTGGCGCAGATTTATCATTCGCAAAAGAAGCTGAGGACAATGGATATGCTTTTAAAGAAAATAAGAAATCAAAAAAAGTAGTTGAAATTTTTAGAGAGCATGGCTACAATTGGATACGATTACGATTATTTCATAGTCCTACTGAACTTCCAAACAACCTTACATATACTATCAATTTAGCCAAAGAGGCCAAACAACGAGGATTTAAATTTTTACTAGATTATCATTACTCAGATACTTGGGCTGACCCTGCCAAACAACATGTACCAAAAGCATGGGAAGGAAAGACTCAAAAAGAAATCGAAAATTTAGTTTACGAGTACACCAAAGAAACTTTAGAAGCTTTTAGAAAAGCAAATGTATCTCCAGATATGGTTCAGATTGGCAATGAAATAAGTACTGGCATGCTTTGGCCTTATGGTAAATTACCAGAAAATTGGGACAATTTTGCAGCATTACTAAAAGCAGGAATCAATGGAGTTTATGCAAGTGTTGCTAATAACTCCGTTCCCAAAATTATGATTCATATTGATAAAGGGGGAAACAAAGAATTTACCAAGTATTTTTTTGATAAACTCAATACATATAACATACAATTTGATGTTATTGGTCAGTCTTACTATCCTTGGTGGCATGGCAGCTTGCTAGACCTAAAAGATTGTTTGCATTATACAGCCTTAAGATATGATAAAGATATTGTTTTGGTAGAAACAGCCTATAATTATGCCCAAGCAGAATATAGTAGTAAGCCTGCTCCCTTTCCTGAAACACCTCAAGGCCAAAAAGATTTTTTAGAAGAGGTACATAAAATAATTTTAGGAATTCCAAACAATAAAGGTAAAGGGATTTTTTGGTGGGAACCTGCTGCTCCTAACAAAAGCTTTTCTAACAGAACTTATTTTGATAAAGACGGCAATGTTTTACCTGTAATAACTGTATTTGATAAATATGTAAGATATTAA
- a CDS encoding Ig-like domain-containing alpha-2-macroglobulin family protein → MKTRHFLVLLSTFLLIFSCKKDNIQPNNIFKFKEYIKFTTSGIVSVAEKITVNLAKDVEGWEPNQEISAEIIAVKPFVNGKIKVLNNHAFEFIPDENLAPNTAYTVTVKLGELYKNTPKKFETYTFQFKTITPSFSIKMGTIQSYSRDYQYIEGMLQSADIIDLKQVKMLIQASQKGKSKKIVWNESYQKERFFEFKIDSVQRFETQSVVSVSWDGKPIEAITKGENDIAIPGKDSFKVLSIKPIDANEQYISINFSDPLQKQQNFDGLVTIENEKNPRFIINGNELKVFSEVKFSGNIKVSVFEGVKSSDDFSIKKYFSETITFEQQKPEIRAISSGVILPNSSNLVYNFEAINLKAVDVKIIKIYEKNVLQFLQENNLNSTDEYQLKRVGRRVAKKTITLVADPKNYSQNWRAYSVDISKMVATEPGAIYRIEISFGQHQSLYKCDENTISKEITEDDNSDKEENEELYWDNQLYDYRDYDYDWNERNNPCNKAYYKSGERFIAQNLLASNLGITAKKGTNNEYFFAITNIVTSKPEGNAKVQLFNYQQQEIATKNTTLDGIATITSEKNAAFAVVTKGKNKGYIKLEDGNTLSVSNFDVAGTQTQKGIKGYLYGERGVWRPGDAMYLTFLLNDIENPLPKNHPVKLEITDPQGKLIYKKVTSENVNNFYTFNVQTAAEAKTGNYEAMVSVGGVRFYKNLKVETVKPNRLKIKVDFEDETLTSQKPINGTVDVKWLHGTPAKNLKITITAKISAANFSFKNYQKYLFSDPSRSFETEEITFFDGNLNENGISKINKNIKIGENAPGMLRVQFLVRAFENGGDFSIDAFTKNYAPYTSFVGLKTPNQDKNTALNTDENQQFSIVSVNEKGIPIQNTDVEVVIYQIAWRWWWSASYDNLSKYTASSYHKPYKTLNIKTNAKGEGTFKLNIPEAERGRFLVRVIDKKSGHATGEVVYFYKNWWENATSGDKEAAKMLIFSSDKEKYTVGETAKITFPSGSSGNALISIENGTKILETKWVAVQKGMTTVEIPITKNMAPNVYASISLLQPHQISENDLPIRLFGTIPLLVEDTSTKLEPQISMPNELQPEKEFSLTVSEKNNKAMTYSVAIVEDGLLDLTRFKTPNAFENFFAREALGIKTWDIFDDVIGAYSGSVDQVFAIGGDGNLEKGKNPKVNRFEPVVKYLGPFYLEKGAKKSHKIKLPNYIGSIRAMVVAGNVKEEAYGSAEKTVPVKKPLMILATLPRKLSPKEKVRLPISIFTMDDKIKNVTIKVNTSKGLKVNGNNSQTISFSKSDEKMCFVDLDVLPLTGIQTVEILGTANGQTSSYKVTLEVVNPNPIASKLIETELQPNSEKIIDFETFGVQDSNAAMLELSTIPAINFTSRLAYLIQYPHGCLEQTTSSVFPQLYMPSIFDISSAKKQEIQENITQGIRKIGNFQKPNGGLSYWLGEDEISDWGTSYAGHFMLEAEKKGFVLPLTFKTNFIAYQKQVARNWRPSYNTYLGDLEQAYRLYTLALANNPDLSAMNRLREFTALSNDAKWRLAAAYVLVGQKEASDAILKNAKFDFSESDYYNYGSNTRNAAMALETMLLTNNKNTKELATSIAKDLSSNQWMSTQTTAFSLLAIGKMVEKNGGKSLKITLTNGEKSEKIDTKSSLIQRNLVVKNGKNSIRIKNNENNLVYVRILNFGKPALGNEISESRGLSVSLKYKDLKGAPIAVNQLKQGQDFVATITVNNPKNTTVNDIAITQIFPSGWEIVNTRFTDFGTNIKSEARYTDVKDDRVHFYIDLKKQAAKPETKTFTVLLNAAYLGNYYLPGIQVEAMYDNDYFVKTKGSWIKVVE, encoded by the coding sequence ATGAAAACGAGACATTTCCTTGTGCTTTTGAGCACTTTTTTACTGATTTTTTCTTGTAAAAAAGATAACATTCAACCCAACAATATTTTTAAATTTAAAGAGTATATCAAGTTTACAACCTCAGGAATTGTATCTGTTGCAGAAAAAATTACAGTGAATCTCGCCAAAGATGTAGAAGGTTGGGAGCCAAATCAAGAAATTTCAGCCGAAATTATTGCTGTAAAACCTTTTGTGAATGGTAAAATTAAAGTACTTAACAATCATGCTTTTGAATTTATTCCTGATGAAAATTTAGCTCCAAATACAGCATATACAGTTACTGTAAAATTGGGTGAATTGTATAAAAATACGCCCAAAAAATTTGAAACATATACGTTTCAATTCAAAACAATTACGCCAAGTTTTAGCATCAAAATGGGTACTATTCAGTCGTATTCTAGAGATTATCAATACATTGAAGGAATGTTACAATCTGCAGATATTATCGATTTGAAGCAAGTAAAAATGTTAATTCAAGCCTCACAAAAAGGGAAATCTAAAAAAATAGTGTGGAATGAATCCTATCAAAAAGAACGATTTTTTGAGTTTAAAATAGACAGTGTTCAGCGTTTTGAAACACAATCTGTTGTTTCGGTTTCTTGGGATGGAAAACCAATTGAAGCCATTACAAAAGGCGAAAATGACATTGCAATTCCAGGAAAAGACAGTTTTAAAGTATTGAGCATTAAACCAATAGATGCCAATGAACAATACATTTCCATCAATTTTTCTGATCCTTTGCAAAAACAACAAAATTTTGATGGTTTGGTTACTATTGAAAATGAAAAAAATCCTCGTTTTATCATCAATGGAAATGAGTTAAAAGTATTTTCAGAAGTAAAATTTTCTGGAAATATCAAAGTGTCTGTTTTTGAGGGAGTTAAAAGTTCTGATGATTTTTCAATCAAAAAATATTTTTCAGAAACCATCACTTTTGAGCAACAAAAACCTGAAATCAGAGCGATTTCAAGTGGCGTAATTTTACCAAATTCGAGCAATTTGGTGTATAATTTTGAAGCTATCAATTTGAAAGCTGTTGATGTAAAAATCATCAAAATTTATGAAAAAAATGTATTGCAGTTTTTGCAAGAAAATAACCTCAATAGCACTGATGAATATCAACTAAAAAGAGTGGGAAGAAGAGTGGCAAAAAAAACCATTACGTTGGTTGCTGACCCCAAAAATTATAGTCAAAATTGGAGAGCTTACAGTGTTGATATTTCCAAAATGGTAGCCACTGAACCAGGTGCTATTTATAGAATTGAAATTAGTTTTGGACAACATCAAAGTTTGTATAAATGCGATGAAAATACCATTTCTAAAGAGATAACTGAAGATGATAATTCAGATAAAGAAGAAAATGAAGAATTGTATTGGGACAATCAATTGTATGATTATCGCGATTATGATTATGACTGGAATGAGCGAAATAATCCTTGTAACAAAGCGTATTATAAAAGTGGTGAGCGTTTTATTGCTCAAAATTTATTGGCTTCAAATCTTGGAATTACTGCCAAAAAAGGAACGAATAATGAGTACTTTTTTGCAATTACAAATATTGTAACTTCCAAACCTGAAGGCAATGCAAAAGTGCAATTGTTCAATTACCAACAACAAGAAATAGCTACCAAAAACACTACTTTAGATGGAATTGCAACCATTACAAGTGAAAAAAATGCTGCTTTTGCTGTCGTTACAAAAGGTAAAAATAAAGGATATATCAAGTTAGAAGATGGTAATACTTTGTCTGTAAGTAATTTTGATGTTGCAGGAACACAAACTCAAAAAGGAATCAAAGGATATTTATATGGCGAACGCGGTGTTTGGAGACCTGGAGATGCTATGTATTTGACATTTTTATTGAATGATATTGAAAATCCATTGCCCAAAAATCATCCTGTAAAATTAGAAATTACAGATCCACAAGGAAAATTGATCTACAAAAAAGTAACTTCAGAAAACGTCAATAATTTTTACACTTTCAATGTACAAACTGCTGCCGAAGCAAAAACTGGAAATTACGAAGCCATGGTTTCTGTTGGTGGTGTCAGATTCTATAAAAATTTAAAAGTTGAAACGGTAAAACCAAATCGTTTAAAAATCAAAGTTGATTTTGAAGACGAAACATTAACAAGTCAAAAACCAATTAACGGAACTGTTGACGTAAAATGGTTGCATGGAACACCTGCAAAAAATTTAAAAATAACGATTACTGCAAAAATTTCAGCAGCAAATTTCAGTTTTAAAAATTACCAAAAATACTTATTTTCTGACCCTTCTAGAAGTTTTGAAACTGAAGAAATTACCTTTTTTGATGGAAATTTGAATGAAAATGGCATTTCGAAAATCAATAAAAATATCAAAATTGGAGAAAATGCGCCTGGCATGTTGCGAGTTCAATTTTTGGTAAGAGCTTTTGAAAATGGAGGTGATTTTTCCATTGATGCATTCACCAAAAACTATGCTCCTTATACTTCTTTTGTGGGATTGAAAACACCAAATCAGGATAAAAATACGGCTTTAAATACCGATGAAAATCAACAATTTTCAATAGTTTCTGTCAACGAAAAAGGAATTCCAATTCAAAATACTGATGTTGAAGTTGTGATTTATCAAATTGCTTGGCGTTGGTGGTGGAGTGCTAGTTATGATAATTTATCAAAATACACTGCAAGCAGTTATCACAAACCATATAAAACGTTAAATATCAAAACAAACGCAAAAGGTGAAGGCACTTTTAAATTGAACATTCCTGAAGCTGAAAGAGGCCGTTTTTTAGTGAGAGTTATTGATAAAAAAAGTGGACATGCCACAGGAGAAGTAGTTTACTTTTACAAAAATTGGTGGGAAAATGCTACTTCAGGAGACAAAGAAGCTGCAAAAATGTTGATTTTTTCATCTGACAAAGAAAAATATACTGTTGGCGAAACTGCAAAAATTACCTTTCCTTCTGGCTCATCAGGAAATGCGTTGATAAGTATTGAAAATGGCACCAAAATTTTAGAAACAAAATGGGTTGCAGTGCAAAAAGGAATGACCACAGTCGAAATTCCAATTACCAAAAACATGGCGCCAAATGTATATGCAAGTATTTCATTATTACAACCTCATCAAATTTCGGAAAACGATTTGCCAATAAGACTTTTTGGAACAATTCCGTTGTTGGTAGAAGATACATCCACCAAATTAGAACCTCAAATTTCGATGCCAAATGAATTGCAGCCAGAAAAGGAATTTTCACTCACAGTTTCCGAAAAAAACAACAAAGCAATGACCTATTCTGTTGCCATTGTTGAAGATGGATTGTTGGATTTAACACGTTTTAAAACGCCAAATGCCTTCGAAAATTTCTTTGCAAGAGAAGCTTTGGGAATCAAAACTTGGGATATTTTTGATGATGTGATTGGCGCGTATTCAGGAAGTGTTGATCAAGTTTTTGCAATTGGTGGAGATGGAAATTTAGAAAAAGGAAAAAATCCAAAAGTCAATAGATTTGAACCTGTTGTCAAATATTTAGGGCCTTTTTATTTAGAAAAAGGGGCAAAAAAATCACATAAAATCAAATTGCCAAATTATATTGGTTCAATTAGAGCTATGGTTGTTGCAGGAAATGTAAAAGAAGAAGCTTATGGAAGTGCAGAAAAAACAGTTCCTGTAAAAAAACCTTTGATGATTTTAGCAACATTGCCAAGAAAATTATCGCCTAAAGAAAAAGTTCGTTTGCCCATCAGTATTTTTACTATGGATGATAAAATTAAAAATGTAACTATCAAAGTCAATACTAGCAAAGGATTGAAAGTAAATGGAAACAATTCACAAACCATCAGTTTTTCAAAATCGGATGAAAAAATGTGTTTTGTTGATTTGGATGTTTTACCTTTAACAGGAATTCAAACTGTTGAAATTTTAGGAACTGCAAATGGTCAAACTTCTTCATACAAAGTGACTTTAGAAGTTGTAAATCCAAATCCAATTGCCTCAAAATTAATAGAAACAGAGTTGCAACCAAATTCTGAGAAAATTATTGATTTTGAAACATTTGGAGTTCAAGACTCTAATGCTGCAATGCTTGAATTGTCTACAATTCCTGCAATTAATTTTACGTCAAGATTGGCATATTTGATTCAATATCCTCATGGATGTTTGGAGCAAACTACCTCAAGTGTTTTTCCACAGTTGTATATGCCTTCCATTTTTGATATTTCATCAGCTAAAAAACAAGAAATTCAGGAGAATATCACGCAAGGAATTCGAAAAATTGGCAATTTTCAAAAACCAAATGGTGGCTTGAGTTATTGGTTAGGAGAAGATGAAATTAGTGATTGGGGAACTTCGTATGCAGGTCATTTTATGTTAGAAGCTGAGAAAAAAGGATTTGTGTTGCCATTAACATTTAAGACGAATTTTATTGCCTATCAAAAACAAGTTGCCCGAAATTGGAGACCAAGTTACAATACATATTTGGGTGATTTAGAACAAGCTTATAGATTATATACATTGGCTTTGGCAAACAATCCTGATTTATCTGCCATGAATCGTTTGCGCGAATTTACAGCATTGTCTAATGATGCAAAATGGCGTTTGGCAGCTGCTTATGTGTTGGTTGGACAAAAAGAAGCAAGTGATGCTATTTTGAAAAACGCCAAATTCGATTTTTCTGAAAGTGATTATTACAATTATGGCTCCAATACCAGAAATGCTGCAATGGCTCTAGAAACAATGTTATTGACAAATAATAAAAACACTAAAGAATTGGCAACTTCCATTGCAAAAGATCTGTCTAGCAATCAATGGATGAGTACACAAACCACTGCTTTTAGTTTGTTAGCAATTGGAAAAATGGTAGAAAAAAACGGAGGAAAATCGCTTAAAATTACCCTTACAAATGGCGAAAAATCCGAGAAAATCGACACAAAATCTTCGTTAATTCAACGAAATTTAGTGGTTAAGAATGGAAAAAATTCCATCCGAATTAAAAATAACGAAAATAATTTGGTGTATGTAAGAATTCTGAATTTTGGAAAACCAGCTCTTGGAAATGAAATTTCTGAAAGTAGAGGTTTGAGTGTTTCATTAAAATACAAAGATTTGAAAGGCGCTCCAATTGCAGTTAATCAGTTGAAACAAGGACAAGATTTTGTGGCAACAATTACAGTAAATAACCCAAAAAACACAACTGTAAATGATATTGCCATCACTCAAATTTTTCCATCAGGATGGGAAATTGTAAATACACGTTTTACTGATTTTGGAACTAACATCAAAAGTGAAGCACGCTATACAGATGTAAAAGATGATCGTGTTCATTTTTATATCGATTTGAAAAAACAAGCCGCAAAACCAGAAACAAAAACCTTTACTGTTTTGTTAAATGCTGCATATTTAGGCAATTATTATTTACCAGGAATTCAAGTTGAAGCAATGTACGACAATGATTATTTTGTAAAAACCAAAGGAAGTTGGATAAAAGTGGTGGAATAA
- the pbpC gene encoding penicillin-binding protein 1C yields the protein MFTKPTSTVIVSEKNELLGALIADDGQWRFPHENKVPEKFKTCVVQFEDAYFYKHPGFNPISIFKAVSQNIEAGKVQRGGSTITQQVIRLSRNNQSRTYFEKIIEIILATRLEIRHSKDEILAFWTSNAPFGGNVVGLNAASWRYFNRKATELSWAEAATLAVLPNAPNLIYPGKNKQQLLRKRNRLLKKLLLEKKIDSLTYQLSILEKIPDKPYPLPQIAPHLLQKVNQQKKGQFVQTTIDKNLQQQANDIVQQHYNQLSKNGIHNLAVLVLNVKTRKVLAYVGNSPTSKKNQKDVDVIDKPRSTGSILKPFLYAAMLDNGELLPNALVADVPTNFGSYHPENFDKTYAGAVSAKLALSKSLNVPTVSMLQQFGLEKFHHYLQQLQLKDIKKSANHYGLTLALGGAESNLWDLSKTYASMASTINHYSENSSRYFTNEFCEPTFYAEKKVDFGTKTSQKTIFDAASCYLTFESLKEVNRPDAEENWDFFDSSKQIAWKTGTSFGFRDAWAIGATKDFVVGVWVGNADGEGRPGLVGVQTAAPILFDVFDKLPNSAWFEKPFDEMTEVEICTKSGFRATQICEEKKSIFIQNSGLKTAPCPFHVLVNLDVSEQYQVNTSCESFANIKQKSWFVLPPLMAYYYKEKNPFYKSLPDFRKDCISDENNAMKFLYPSEKTTIFLPKDFEGKTNELILKVAHSNKNATLFWYLNSTFLGTTNELHQMAIVPKVGLHTISVTDNFGSEIRQTIIIK from the coding sequence TTGTTTACAAAACCAACATCAACTGTAATTGTAAGCGAAAAAAACGAGTTGTTAGGGGCATTGATTGCAGATGATGGTCAATGGCGTTTTCCGCATGAAAATAAAGTTCCTGAAAAATTTAAAACCTGTGTAGTTCAATTTGAAGATGCTTATTTTTACAAACATCCTGGCTTCAATCCAATTTCTATTTTCAAAGCAGTTTCTCAAAATATTGAAGCGGGTAAAGTTCAAAGAGGAGGAAGCACCATTACGCAACAAGTAATTCGTTTGAGTAGAAATAATCAATCCAGAACGTATTTTGAAAAAATCATTGAAATCATTTTAGCAACACGTTTGGAAATCAGGCATTCTAAGGACGAAATTTTGGCTTTTTGGACATCAAATGCACCTTTTGGTGGAAATGTTGTTGGACTAAATGCGGCTTCTTGGCGCTATTTTAATAGAAAAGCAACAGAACTTTCTTGGGCAGAAGCAGCCACGTTAGCAGTTTTGCCAAACGCACCCAATTTGATATATCCTGGAAAAAATAAGCAACAATTATTGCGAAAAAGAAATCGATTATTGAAAAAATTATTACTTGAAAAAAAGATTGATTCGCTCACGTATCAATTGTCAATTTTAGAGAAAATTCCTGACAAACCATATCCTTTGCCACAAATTGCACCTCATTTATTACAAAAGGTAAATCAACAAAAAAAAGGACAATTCGTTCAAACAACCATTGATAAAAATCTACAACAACAAGCCAATGATATTGTGCAACAGCATTACAATCAACTTTCTAAAAATGGCATTCACAACTTGGCAGTTTTGGTTTTAAATGTAAAAACACGAAAGGTATTGGCGTATGTTGGCAATTCTCCAACATCCAAAAAAAACCAAAAAGATGTTGATGTTATTGACAAACCTAGAAGTACAGGGAGCATTTTAAAACCATTTTTATACGCAGCCATGTTAGATAATGGCGAATTATTACCAAATGCCTTAGTTGCTGATGTTCCAACCAATTTTGGTAGTTATCATCCTGAAAATTTCGATAAAACCTATGCAGGCGCAGTCTCTGCAAAATTAGCGTTGTCAAAGTCTTTAAATGTACCAACAGTAAGCATGTTGCAGCAATTTGGTTTGGAAAAATTTCATCATTATTTACAGCAATTACAGTTAAAAGACATCAAAAAAAGTGCGAATCATTATGGATTGACATTGGCTTTAGGAGGTGCAGAAAGCAACTTATGGGATTTGTCAAAAACCTATGCTTCCATGGCTTCAACCATAAATCATTATTCAGAAAATTCGAGTCGATATTTTACAAATGAGTTTTGCGAACCCACTTTTTATGCTGAAAAAAAAGTAGATTTCGGGACAAAAACTTCCCAAAAAACCATTTTTGATGCAGCTTCTTGCTATCTCACTTTCGAAAGTTTGAAAGAAGTAAACAGACCTGATGCTGAAGAAAATTGGGATTTTTTTGATTCCTCCAAACAAATTGCATGGAAAACAGGCACCAGTTTTGGCTTTAGAGATGCTTGGGCAATTGGCGCAACCAAAGATTTTGTAGTAGGAGTTTGGGTTGGCAATGCTGATGGTGAAGGAAGGCCTGGTTTGGTTGGCGTACAAACTGCAGCACCCATTTTATTTGACGTTTTTGATAAACTCCCAAATTCAGCTTGGTTTGAAAAACCTTTTGATGAAATGACAGAAGTGGAAATTTGCACCAAAAGTGGTTTTAGAGCAACCCAAATTTGTGAAGAAAAAAAGTCAATTTTCATTCAAAATAGTGGTTTAAAAACAGCACCTTGTCCATTTCATGTGCTGGTAAATTTGGACGTTTCTGAACAATATCAAGTAAATACTTCGTGTGAATCTTTTGCGAATATCAAACAAAAATCGTGGTTTGTGTTGCCACCTTTGATGGCTTATTATTACAAAGAAAAAAATCCGTTCTACAAATCTTTGCCAGATTTTCGGAAAGATTGCATTTCTGATGAAAATAACGCTATGAAATTTTTATATCCATCAGAAAAAACCACCATTTTTTTACCCAAAGATTTTGAAGGAAAAACCAACGAATTGATTTTAAAAGTGGCACATTCTAACAAAAATGCTACACTGTTTTGGTATTTGAATAGTACTTTTTTAGGTACAACTAACGAGTTGCATCAAATGGCAATTGTACCAAAAGTTGGATTACATACGATTTCTGTAACTGACAATTTTGGTTCAGAAATTCGGCAAACAATCATCATTAAATAG